A window of Corallococcus macrosporus DSM 14697 contains these coding sequences:
- a CDS encoding TIGR03118 family protein → MMNTRRPTLKHGVLSAAVAVLAVPAARAAMPPAPPADCSVAEGYAQRNLVANSPALGAEHVDPHLVNAWGLAFNPTGVSWVANNGTGTSSLYDGNGVQQPLIAGVPAPPGVAELGKPTGVVFNGAEAFVVTGAAGASGPARFIFATEQGVVAAWSPLVDEVWAQVVADNSAAGAVYKGLALAGAGADARLYAADFRNGRIDVFNSSFTPMPMPGAFMDPALPAGYAPFNIENIDGTLYVSYARQDAERADDVPGVGAGYINAFDVNGQLLRRFASQGALNAPWGMALAPAGFGMFSRHLLVGNFGDGHINAYDPATGDWKGALLGEDGQPLRVDGLWALRFGDGAQGQPAGTLFFTAGPANESQGLYGRLDMMPVCREGLPPWKSPRDAELP, encoded by the coding sequence ATGATGAACACACGCAGGCCCACGTTGAAGCACGGTGTGCTGTCCGCGGCCGTCGCCGTCCTCGCTGTCCCCGCCGCCAGGGCCGCGATGCCACCCGCGCCTCCGGCGGACTGCTCGGTGGCGGAGGGCTATGCGCAACGCAACCTGGTGGCCAACAGCCCGGCGTTGGGCGCCGAGCACGTCGATCCACACCTCGTCAACGCCTGGGGGCTCGCCTTCAACCCGACAGGGGTGTCGTGGGTCGCGAACAATGGCACGGGCACGTCGTCGCTCTACGACGGCAACGGTGTCCAGCAGCCCCTCATCGCGGGCGTCCCGGCGCCTCCGGGCGTGGCCGAGCTGGGGAAGCCCACGGGGGTCGTGTTCAATGGCGCGGAGGCGTTCGTCGTGACGGGGGCGGCGGGTGCCTCGGGGCCCGCCCGCTTCATCTTCGCCACGGAGCAGGGCGTCGTCGCCGCCTGGTCACCCCTGGTGGACGAGGTCTGGGCCCAGGTCGTGGCGGACAACTCGGCCGCGGGCGCCGTGTACAAGGGGCTCGCGCTGGCGGGCGCCGGAGCGGACGCCAGGTTGTATGCGGCGGACTTCCGGAATGGACGGATTGACGTCTTCAACTCCAGCTTCACGCCCATGCCGATGCCGGGCGCCTTCATGGACCCGGCGCTGCCCGCCGGGTATGCGCCCTTCAACATCGAGAACATCGACGGCACGCTCTACGTGTCCTATGCGCGGCAGGACGCGGAGCGCGCCGACGACGTCCCGGGCGTGGGCGCGGGCTACATCAACGCCTTCGACGTGAACGGGCAGCTTCTGCGGCGGTTCGCGTCCCAGGGGGCGCTCAACGCGCCGTGGGGGATGGCCCTGGCGCCGGCGGGCTTCGGCATGTTCAGCCGCCACCTGCTGGTGGGCAACTTCGGGGATGGGCACATCAACGCGTATGACCCGGCGACGGGCGACTGGAAGGGCGCGCTCCTGGGGGAGGACGGGCAGCCCCTCAGGGTCGACGGGCTCTGGGCCCTTCGCTTCGGCGATGGCGCGCAGGGACAGCCCGCCGGCACGCTCTTCTTCACCGCGGGGCCCGCGAATGAGAGCCAGGGGCTCTATGGCCGGCTCGACATGATGCCGGTGTGCCGGGAGGGCCTGCC